One window of the Anaerolineae bacterium genome contains the following:
- a CDS encoding nitroreductase family protein has product MDFFTLIERPRSVRAFQARPIEEEKVRRLLRAAQRAPSAGNLQAVEVFAPTRPEVKQALAQAAWDQMFIARQAPLVLETLVMFSGVDLSAKAIRQQILGGGPHHPDLPPARWLAQGDRRDRGFGHGR; this is encoded by the coding sequence ATGGACTTTTTCACGCTGATCGAACGGCCACGCTCGGTGCGCGCCTTTCAGGCTCGCCCCATCGAGGAGGAGAAGGTGCGTCGTCTGTTGCGGGCGGCCCAACGGGCGCCCTCGGCAGGGAATTTGCAGGCGGTGGAGGTATTCGCTCCTACGAGGCCTGAGGTGAAGCAGGCGCTGGCTCAGGCGGCCTGGGATCAGATGTTCATCGCCCGCCAGGCACCGCTGGTGTTGGAGACCCTGGTGATGTTCTCCGGGGTGGACCTGTCGGCCAAGGCCATTCGCCAGCAAATCCTCGGCGGTGGACCTCATCATCCAGACCTCCCGCCTGCGCGATGGCTCGCGCAAGGTGATCGCCGTGACCGAGGTTTCGGGCATGGAAGGTGA